The region GATGTGAGAGGCGAAGAGCGCGAAGCCCATCGCGATGGACGCGAGGTTCGTCATGAGTACAGGCCTGCGCAGACTCACGCGGACGTCGATCAGCGGCTCCCGTCGTCGCAACTGGTACCAGCCCCACATCACGAACACGAGCAGTCCGCAGCCACTGAGGACCAGGGTCTGCCACGCTGCCCAGCCCCACTGATTCCCGTTGGAGAGCACGAGAAGCAGGGCTGTCAGACACACCGCGAGGCCTAGCGCTCCTACGTAGTCGAAGCGGCCACCACTTCGGATGCCTTCTGTCGGCAGCACGAGCAGGCAAAGAACGAGAACAGTGATGCACAGTCCGGCCGACACCCAGAAGAGGATGTGCCAATCGCCGATCGCGGTGATGATCGCACCCACGGGAAGCCCTAGTGCCGCTCCGACGCCGAGCGTCGCGCTCACGAGTGACACGGCGACGTTCACCCGGTTCTCGGGCATCACGTCGTGGAGCAGGGCGATGCCGAGCGGGATGACCCCCATGCCGACGCCCTGTAGGCCTCGCCCGATGATCATCGGGAGCAGCGAGTCCGACAGCGCGCACACGAGCGATCCGGCGGTGAGCAGACCGAGCAGGACCAGGATCACCGTCCGCTTGCCGTACATGTCGCCGAGCCGACCAGAGATCGGCACGCAGATGGCGGAGACCAACAGGGTGATCGTGATCACCCATGCGGAGTCTTCTCTCGACGCGTGCAGGAGGTCGGGGAGCTCGGACTGGATCGGAATCAGCAGCGAATGCATGAACGCTGCAACCATCCCGGCGGTCGCGAGAACGAACAGGATCAAGCCAGGTCGGATCGTCGCGCCAGAGCGGGGATGTGCTTTCAGCGTCGTTCGGTTCGGTCGACGGACTCTCCGTGAAGTTGCTGTGCTCACAGTCCACTTGTAGCACGGAACAAATGTTAGGTACAGTCATCGTGATCTTCGACGACGAAAGAAAAACATGACAGATACCGCGTTGACCCCTCAGGACCCGTGGACCGACGTCCGCACGATCTCGCATTGGATCGATGGCGATGAGC is a window of Microbacterium terrae DNA encoding:
- a CDS encoding MFS transporter — its product is MILFVLATAGMVAAFMHSLLIPIQSELPDLLHASREDSAWVITITLLVSAICVPISGRLGDMYGKRTVILVLLGLLTAGSLVCALSDSLLPMIIGRGLQGVGMGVIPLGIALLHDVMPENRVNVAVSLVSATLGVGAALGLPVGAIITAIGDWHILFWVSAGLCITVLVLCLLVLPTEGIRSGGRFDYVGALGLAVCLTALLLVLSNGNQWGWAAWQTLVLSGCGLLVFVMWGWYQLRRREPLIDVRVSLRRPVLMTNLASIAMGFALFASHITFPQLLSLPESAGGLGASLLVASVTLMPSGLAMLAMSPISGRLMDRVGPKSLLILGAATIAATYIVALLVPTTIVSIAVINAVLGAGIGLGYAAMPTLVMRSVPDSETAAGNGLNTLMRALGTTAASAVIAAVLAQSAHTSHTGYPTGGGFQVALLLGCIGGMVSIALAIFIPSQKRFPSPVAAQEPQRSLSEKEITHV